One Deinococcus radiotolerans genomic window carries:
- a CDS encoding LacI family DNA-binding transcriptional regulator, translating into MPPAKPAPTGPRAASRPTLRDVARTLGVSVATVSNAYNRPDQLSEDLRGRILAAARDLGYQGPDPLARSLRRGRTGVLGVVYDAPLEYAFADPAAALFLGSVTRAVQDRDLNVLLLAAPHDPQADATLAVRNASVDGFIVYCAAEDSPLLRAVLSRALPTVLVDQDPQPGSAHVGIDDAGGAQEAAAHLLDLGHRQLGALCLELAGDRHPGPVSAAREAQIAYRTTAQRIRGYRAAAAAHPDAALHLMEAGQNTPADGEALTLDLLRAHPEVTGVVCMSDVLAQGALRAAATLGLRVPGDLSVIGYDDLPSSGALNLTTVWQPTPDKGAAVGAALLALLDGQEAAPVTLPTRLVVRGTTAPPRGPRVPAT; encoded by the coding sequence ATGCCCCCCGCCAAGCCAGCCCCCACCGGGCCGCGCGCCGCCAGCCGCCCCACCCTGCGGGACGTGGCGCGCACGCTGGGCGTCAGCGTCGCCACCGTCAGCAACGCCTACAACCGCCCGGACCAGCTCAGCGAGGACCTGCGGGGGCGCATCCTGGCCGCCGCCCGCGACCTGGGCTACCAGGGCCCCGACCCGCTGGCCCGCAGCCTGCGCCGGGGCCGCACCGGCGTGCTGGGCGTCGTGTACGACGCGCCCCTGGAGTACGCCTTCGCCGACCCGGCCGCCGCGCTGTTCCTGGGCAGCGTCACCCGCGCTGTTCAGGACCGTGACCTGAACGTCCTGCTGCTGGCCGCGCCGCACGACCCGCAGGCCGACGCGACCCTGGCCGTACGCAACGCCAGTGTGGACGGCTTCATCGTGTACTGCGCCGCCGAGGACAGCCCCCTGCTGCGCGCCGTGCTGAGCCGCGCGCTGCCCACCGTGCTGGTCGATCAGGACCCCCAGCCCGGCAGCGCGCACGTGGGCATCGATGACGCCGGGGGCGCGCAGGAGGCCGCCGCGCACCTGCTCGACCTGGGCCACCGGCAGCTGGGCGCCCTGTGCCTGGAACTCGCCGGGGACCGCCACCCCGGCCCGGTGAGCGCCGCGCGCGAAGCGCAGATTGCGTACCGCACCACCGCGCAGCGCATCCGGGGCTACCGCGCCGCTGCCGCCGCCCACCCGGACGCCGCGCTGCACCTCATGGAGGCCGGGCAGAACACCCCCGCCGACGGCGAGGCCCTGACCCTGGACCTGCTGCGCGCCCACCCGGAGGTCACGGGCGTGGTGTGCATGAGTGACGTCCTCGCGCAGGGGGCGCTGCGGGCCGCCGCCACGCTGGGCCTGCGCGTGCCCGGCGACCTCAGCGTGATCGGTTACGACGACCTGCCCAGCTCCGGCGCGCTGAACCTCACCACCGTGTGGCAGCCCACCCCGGACAAGGGCGCGGCGGTCGGGGCGGCCCTCCTGGCCCTGCTGGACGGGCAGGAGGCGGCGCCCGTCACGCTGCCTACCCGGCTGGTCGTGCGCGGCACCACCGCCCCGCCCAGAGGACCGCGCGTGCCCGCCACCTGA